The following are from one region of the Hippocampus zosterae strain Florida chromosome 9, ASM2543408v3, whole genome shotgun sequence genome:
- the LOC127607450 gene encoding uncharacterized protein LOC127607450 isoform X1 yields MDDLDALLADLESTTSHISKGPLFLSDETAYSLPVGGQAQQDVGFSPQGLPNPSEKTLNGIQEADANALSRETGSPPQHPGEEDHVYSFPNKQKSSESSPAINQSFGNNLSELDRLLLELNSVQQSTTAFPTEEEAPPPLPAGIVVQSIQENGVSVPSQDSPPLLEKPKRGAAVRGIEDVRPSVESLLDELESSVPSTSPTPLLVSDGQIDGQETQGQQQARMSASSATRELDELMASLSDFKVQSNEVVDPSYPADSPMITPDSRSTVTQIDSCVDIDTLSCCTTPPCTPHPLELHIDEDGCSSPTLTAGSTVTVATSRKEVGGVVTSEISCFESFRGSSTPEQLIETELGCSSSPSVNQVSANEASSSLGKNSRSFSSGPAARKPCSVDVSIPITLSLSKQSSLTSSLSSSPKDYSPEPAHPGQEVLEKKERPVTATTPESSPISNGPVTVPKLSGQVSSHVPKSPVSIPRLSSPVPKLASPVTVLDVSQTDTKSCTPEFVPQTAQPVIRPKISSPATVRKSQSTAPRSPALVIKRTYALADTRSSSSSPTTTYQPSEIMELSWPCREPVLDNALDQLLALDLTQPDEKQPPSCLSPGDESGPWDEDDATYLDASREGTLTPMTEASWIDECFTPSTSPGTPDATLDLPTLQPSAIERLSASGQLKSVIRRTKETSNVHPMYKDGVVRRKMGPVIVNKSQSQDRLIEELEGKLGIGRVRRRRKQPPEEWLTEGVVVMSNPQRIRKERALPPVDKIIIPPESPVPQRKVLSPPKSPATPKKIPPVKQTPPPLPPPPPTPPEEPTPPPWESTPPPVQAPPSPSPPPKPITPPLPPKVFVSVTCQTEYDALFPPMQIQSQGMTSPTGPPKPANKLDNMLGSLQSDLNRLGVQTVAKGVCGACKKPIVGQVVTAMGRTWHPEHFVCTHCQDEIGSRNFFEREGQPYCEKDYHSLFSPRCHYCNGPILDKVVTALDKTWHPEHFFCAQCGDFFGPEGFHEKDGKAFCRKDYFDIFAPKCGGCARAILDNYISALNSLWHPECFVCRECFTPFINGSFFDHEGQPYCEAHYHERRGSLCSGCQKAITGRCITAMGKKFHPEHFVCAFCLKQLNKGTFKEQNDKPYCHSCFIKLFS; encoded by the exons ATGCTTTGTTGGCAGACCTCGAATCCACGACATCCCACATTTCCAAAGGTCCACTTTTCCTGTCTGATGAGACGGCCTACTCCCTCCCTGTCGGAGGTCAGGCCCAGCAAGACGTTGGCTTTTCACCCCAAGGCCTACCCAATCCCTCTGAGAAAACACTCAATGGAATCCAGGAAGCAGACGCAAATGCTCTC TCCAGAGAAACCGGCAGTCCACCTCAACACCCTGGAGAAGAGGACCACGTGTACAG TTTTCCTAATAAGCAGAAGAGCAGTGAATCTTCACCTGCCATTAACCAGTCATTTGGCAACAACCTGTCAGAGCTGGACCGCCTGCTGCTGGAACTCAACTCCGTCCAGCAAAGCACCACCGCCTTCCCTACTGAAG AAGAGGCACCCCCGCCACTGCCTGCTGGCATCGTGGTCCAAAGTATTCAGGAGAACGGAGTGTCCGTTCCATCCCAGGACTCGCCACCGCTGTTGGAAAAGCCCAAACGCGGTGCTGCGGTTCGGGGAATAGAAGATGTACGGCCAAGCGTGGAGAGTCTTCTGGATGAGCTGGAGAGCTCCGTGCCCTCAACCAG TCCGACTCCCTTGTTGGTATCGGATGGGCAGATTGATGGACAGGAAACACAAGGACAACAACAAGCGAGAATGTCCGCGTCCTCGGCCACACGGGAGCTCGACGAGCTGATGGCCTCCCTGTCGGACTTCAAAGTCCAAAGCaat GAAGTGGTAGACCCTTCATACCCTGCGGACTCACCGATGATAACTCCTGACTCTCGGTCCACAGTTACCCAAATCGACTCGTGTGTGGATATTGATACGTTATCTTGTTGCACCACACCCCCCTGTACTCCTCATCCATTGGAACTCCACATAGATGAAGACGGTTGTTCAAGCCCTACCTTGACCGCTGGTTCGACTGTCACGGTTGCAACGTCCAGAAAAGAAGTTGGCGGCGTTGTCACTTCAGAGATCTCCTGTTTTGAGAGCTTCCGTGGTTCGAGTACGCCAGAGCAACTCATTGAAACCGAACTCGGTTGCTCATCCAGTCCATCGGTCAATCAAGTCTCTGCTAATGAAGCCTCAAGTTCACTTGGAAAGAATTCACGCAGTTTCAGTTCAGGCCCTGCTGCTCGGAAACCCTGTTCAGTTGATGTTTCTATCCCAATTACACTTAGTTTGTCCAAACAGTCTAGTCTAACTTCGAGTCTAAGCTCCAGTCCTAAAGATTACAGTCCAGAACCTGcacaccctggccaagaggtaCTTGAAAAGAAAGAACGTCCAGTCACGGCAACAACTCCAGAATCATCGCCAATATCGAACGGCCCAGTCACTGTTCCAAAACTATCAGGACAGGTTTCAAGCCATGTTCCCAAGAGTCCAGTCTCAATTCCAAGGCTCTCTAGTCCAGTCCCAAAGCTTGCGAGTCCAGTGACTGTCCTCGATGTCTCACAAACCGATACCAAAAGTTGTACTCCAGAATTCGTCCCTCAGACTGCACAGCCAGTAATACGTCCAAAGATTTCGAGTCCAGCAACAGTTCGAAAAAGCCAAAGTACAGCTCCAAGGAGTCCTGCTTTAGTCATCAAAAGGACCTACGCACTTGCAGATACGAGGAGTAGTTCATCTTCCCCTACAACCACATATCAGCCGAGTGAAATAATGGAGCTCTCGTGGCCGTGCCGGGAGCCTGTATTGGATAATGCCTTAGATCAACTTCTAGCACTCGACTTGACTCAACCAGATGAAAAGCAACCGCCCAGTTGTCTTTCGCCCGGGGATGAGAGCGGACCATGGGATGAAGATGACGCCACTTACCTGGATGCGAGCCGAGAGGGGACCCTGACACCAATGACTGAAGCCAGTTGGATCGATGAGTGTTTCACCCCCTCCACCAGCCCGGGGACACCAGATGCAACGTTGGATCTGCCAACGCTGCAGCCGTCTGCCATCGAGCGTTTGTCAGCTTCTGGCCAA CTCAAGTCGGTTATACGTCGCACCAAAGAGACGTCCAACGTGCATCCCATGTACAAGGACGGAGTCGTGCGGCGTAAAATGGGACCGGTCATCGTGAATAAGAGTCAGTCGCAAGATCGGCTCATCGAGGAGCTGGAGGGGAAATTGGGGATCGGCCGGGTGCGACGCCGGCGTAAACAACCGCCGGAGGAGTGGCTGACGGAAGGAGTCGTCGTGATGTCAAACCCGCAGCGAATACGCAAAGAAAGGGCCCTGCCACCGGTGGATAAG ATCATCATCCCTCCCGAGTCTCCTGTCCCTCAGAGAAAAGTCCTCTCCCCTCCGAAGTCCCCCGCAACTCCCAAAAAGATACCTCCAGTAAAACAGACCCCGCCGCcgctacccccaccccctccgacGCCTCCCGAGGAGCCTACTCCTCCCCCATGGGAGTCCACGCCTCCTCCCGTGCAGGCCCCTCCATCGCCAAGCCCCCCACCCAAGCCCATCACACCACCTCTACCCCCCAAGGTTTTTGTATCGGTGACCTGTCAGACCGAGTATGACGCCCTCTTCCCACCTATGCAG ATCCAGTCCCAGGGAATGACTTCTCCCACCGGACCACCGAAGCCCGCCAATAAACTGGACAACATGCTGGGGAGCCTGCAATCCGACCTGAACAGACTGGGAGTCCAGACTGTGGCTAAAGGCGTCTGTGGTGCCTGCAAGAAGCCCATAGTTGGACAG GTGGTGACTGCCATGGGAAGAACGTGGCACCCcgagcactttgtgtgcaccCACTGCCAGGACGAGATCGGCTCCAGGAACTTCTTTGAGCGCGAGGGGCAACCTTACTGCGAGAAAGACTATCACAGTCTTTTCTCGCCGCGATGCCACTACTGTAACGGGCCCATCCTGGAT AAAGTGGTGACTGCTTTGGACAAGACTTGGCATCCCGAGCACTTCTTCTGTGCCCAGTGTGGAGACTTCTTTGGGCCAGAAG GGTTTCACGAGAAGGATGGCAAGGCCTTCTGCAGGAAGGACTACTTTGACATATTTGCTCCTAAGTGCGGAGGCTGCGCCCGAGCCATTCTGGACAATTACATCTCCGCACTCAACTCGCTGTGGCACCCCGAATGCTTCGTCTGCAGG GAGTGCTTCACGCCGTTCATAAACGGCAGCTTCTTTGACCACGAGGGTCAGCCGTACTGCGAGGCGCACTACCACGAGCGCCGCGGCTCGCTGTGCTCGGGCTGCCAGAAGGCCATCACGGGCCGCTGCATCACAGCCATGGGCAAAAAGTTTCACCCGGAACATTTTGTGTGCGCTTTCTGCCTCAAGCAGCTCAACAAGGGCACCTTCAAGGAGCAGAATGACAAGCCCTACTGCCACAGTTGCTTTATCAAACTCTTCAGCTAG
- the LOC127607450 gene encoding paxillin-like isoform X2, with protein sequence MDDLDALLADLESTTSHISKGPLFLSDETAYSLPVGGQAQQDVGFSPQGLPNPSEKTLNGIQEADANALSRETGSPPQHPGEEDHVYSFPNKQKSSESSPAINQSFGNNLSELDRLLLELNSVQQSTTAFPTEEEAPPPLPAGIVVQSIQENGVSVPSQDSPPLLEKPKRGAAVRGIEDVRPSVESLLDELESSVPSTSPTPLLVSDGQIDGQETQGQQQARMSASSATRELDELMASLSDFKVQSNIQSQGMTSPTGPPKPANKLDNMLGSLQSDLNRLGVQTVAKGVCGACKKPIVGQVVTAMGRTWHPEHFVCTHCQDEIGSRNFFEREGQPYCEKDYHSLFSPRCHYCNGPILDKVVTALDKTWHPEHFFCAQCGDFFGPEGFHEKDGKAFCRKDYFDIFAPKCGGCARAILDNYISALNSLWHPECFVCRECFTPFINGSFFDHEGQPYCEAHYHERRGSLCSGCQKAITGRCITAMGKKFHPEHFVCAFCLKQLNKGTFKEQNDKPYCHSCFIKLFS encoded by the exons ATGCTTTGTTGGCAGACCTCGAATCCACGACATCCCACATTTCCAAAGGTCCACTTTTCCTGTCTGATGAGACGGCCTACTCCCTCCCTGTCGGAGGTCAGGCCCAGCAAGACGTTGGCTTTTCACCCCAAGGCCTACCCAATCCCTCTGAGAAAACACTCAATGGAATCCAGGAAGCAGACGCAAATGCTCTC TCCAGAGAAACCGGCAGTCCACCTCAACACCCTGGAGAAGAGGACCACGTGTACAG TTTTCCTAATAAGCAGAAGAGCAGTGAATCTTCACCTGCCATTAACCAGTCATTTGGCAACAACCTGTCAGAGCTGGACCGCCTGCTGCTGGAACTCAACTCCGTCCAGCAAAGCACCACCGCCTTCCCTACTGAAG AAGAGGCACCCCCGCCACTGCCTGCTGGCATCGTGGTCCAAAGTATTCAGGAGAACGGAGTGTCCGTTCCATCCCAGGACTCGCCACCGCTGTTGGAAAAGCCCAAACGCGGTGCTGCGGTTCGGGGAATAGAAGATGTACGGCCAAGCGTGGAGAGTCTTCTGGATGAGCTGGAGAGCTCCGTGCCCTCAACCAG TCCGACTCCCTTGTTGGTATCGGATGGGCAGATTGATGGACAGGAAACACAAGGACAACAACAAGCGAGAATGTCCGCGTCCTCGGCCACACGGGAGCTCGACGAGCTGATGGCCTCCCTGTCGGACTTCAAAGTCCAAAGCaat ATCCAGTCCCAGGGAATGACTTCTCCCACCGGACCACCGAAGCCCGCCAATAAACTGGACAACATGCTGGGGAGCCTGCAATCCGACCTGAACAGACTGGGAGTCCAGACTGTGGCTAAAGGCGTCTGTGGTGCCTGCAAGAAGCCCATAGTTGGACAG GTGGTGACTGCCATGGGAAGAACGTGGCACCCcgagcactttgtgtgcaccCACTGCCAGGACGAGATCGGCTCCAGGAACTTCTTTGAGCGCGAGGGGCAACCTTACTGCGAGAAAGACTATCACAGTCTTTTCTCGCCGCGATGCCACTACTGTAACGGGCCCATCCTGGAT AAAGTGGTGACTGCTTTGGACAAGACTTGGCATCCCGAGCACTTCTTCTGTGCCCAGTGTGGAGACTTCTTTGGGCCAGAAG GGTTTCACGAGAAGGATGGCAAGGCCTTCTGCAGGAAGGACTACTTTGACATATTTGCTCCTAAGTGCGGAGGCTGCGCCCGAGCCATTCTGGACAATTACATCTCCGCACTCAACTCGCTGTGGCACCCCGAATGCTTCGTCTGCAGG GAGTGCTTCACGCCGTTCATAAACGGCAGCTTCTTTGACCACGAGGGTCAGCCGTACTGCGAGGCGCACTACCACGAGCGCCGCGGCTCGCTGTGCTCGGGCTGCCAGAAGGCCATCACGGGCCGCTGCATCACAGCCATGGGCAAAAAGTTTCACCCGGAACATTTTGTGTGCGCTTTCTGCCTCAAGCAGCTCAACAAGGGCACCTTCAAGGAGCAGAATGACAAGCCCTACTGCCACAGTTGCTTTATCAAACTCTTCAGCTAG